A single region of the Pan troglodytes isolate AG18354 chromosome 18, NHGRI_mPanTro3-v2.0_pri, whole genome shotgun sequence genome encodes:
- the MMP15 gene encoding matrix metalloproteinase-15, with amino-acid sequence MGSDRSAPGRPGWTGSVLGDREEAARPRLLPLLLVLLGCLGLGVAAEDAEVHAENWLRLYGYLPQPSRHMSTMRSAQILASALAEMQRFYGIPVTGVLDEETKEWMKRPRCGVPDQFGVRVKANLRRRRKRYALTGRKWNNHHLTFSIQNYTEKLGWYHSMEAVRRAFRVWEQATPLVFQEVPYEDIRLRRQKEADIMVLFASGFHGDSSPFDGTGGFLAHAYFPGPGLGGDTHFDADEPWTFSSTDLHGNNLFLVAVHELGHALGLEHSSNPNAIMAPFYQWKDIDNFKLPEDDLRGIQQLYGTPDGQPQPTQPLPTVTPRRPGRPDHRPPRPPQPPPPGGKPERPPKPGPPVQPRATERPDQYGPNICDGDFDTVAMLRGEMFVFKGRWFWRVRHNRVLDNYPMPIGHFWRGLPGDISAAYERQDGRFVFFKGDRYWLFREANLEPGYPQPLTSYGLGIPYDRIDTAIWWEPTGHTFFFQEDRYWRFNEETQRGDPGYPKPISVWQGIPASPKGAFLSNDAAYTYFYKGTKYWKFDNERLRMEPGYPKSILRDFMGCQEHVEPGPRWPDVARPPFNPHGGAEPGADSAEGDVGDGDGDFGAGVNKDGGSRVVVQMEEVARTVNVVMVLVPLLLLLCVLGLTYALVQMQRKGAPRVLLYCKRSLQEWV; translated from the exons ATGGGCAGCGACCGGAGCGCGCCCGGACGGCCGGGCTGGACGGGCAGCGTCCTCGGCGACCGGGAGGAGGCGGCGCGGCCGCGACTGCTGCCGCTGCTCCTGGTGCTTCTGGGCTGCCTGGGCCTTGGCGTAGCGGCCGAAGACGCGGAGGTCCATGCCGAG AACTGGCTGCGGCTTTATGGCTACCTGCCCCAGCCCAGCCGCCATATGTCCACCATGCGTTCCGCCCAGATCTTGGCCTCGGCCCTTGCAGAGATGCAGCGCTTCTACGGGATCCCAGTCACTGGTGTGCTCGACGAAGAGACCAAGGA GTGGATGAAGCGGCCCCGCTGTGGGGTGCCAGACCAGTTCGGGGTACGAGTGAAAGCCAACCTGCGGCGGCGGCGGAAGCGCTACGCCCTCACCGGGAGGAAGTGGAACAACCACCATCTGACCTTTAG catCCAGAACTACACGGAGAAGTTGGGCTGGTACCACTCGATGGAGGCGGTGCGCAGGGCCTTCCGCGTGTGGGAGCAGGCCACGCCCCTGGTCTTCCAGGAGGTGCCCTATGAGGACATCCGGCTGCGGCGACAGAAGGAGGCCGACATCATGGTACTCTTTGCCTCTGGCTTCCATGGTGACAGCTCGCCGTTTGATGGCACCGGTGGCTTTCTGGCCCACGCCTATTTCCCTGGCCCCGGCCTAGGCGGGGACACCCATTTTGACGCAGATGAGCCCTGGACCTTCTCCAGCACTGACCTGCATG GAAACAACCTCTTCCTGGTGGCAGTGCATGAGCTGGGCCACGCGCTGGGGCTGGAGCACTCCAGCAACCCCAATGCCATCATGGCGCCGTTCTACCAGTGGAAGGACATCGACAACTTCAAGCTGCCCGAGGACGATCTCCGTGGCATCCAGCAGCTCTACG GTACCCCAGACGGTCAGCCACAGCCTACCCAGCCTCTCCCCACTGTGACGCCACGGCGGCCAGGCCGGCCTGACCACCGGCCGCCCCGGCCTccccagccaccacccccaggTGGGAAGCCAGAGCGGCCCCCAAAGCCGGGCCCCCCAGTCCAGCCCCGAGCCACAGAGCGGCCCGACCAGTATGGCCCCAACATCTGCGACGGGGACTTTGACACAGTGGCCATGCTTCGCGGGGAGATGTTCGTGTTCAAG GGCCGCTGGTTCTGGCGAGTCCGGCACAACCGCGTCCTGGACAACTATCCCATGCCCATCGGGCACTTCTGGCGTGGTCTGCCCGGTGACATCAGTGCTGCCTACGAGCGCCAAGACGGTCGTTTTGTCTTTTTCAAAG GTGACCGCTACTGGCTCTTTCGAGAAGCGAACCTGGAGCCCGGCTACCCACAACCGCTGACCAGCTATGGCCTGGGCATCCCCTATGACCGCATTGACACGGCCATCTGGTGGGAGCCCACAGGCCACACCTTCTTCTTCCAAGAGGACAG GTACTGGCGCTTCAACGAGGAGACACAACGTGGAGACCCTGGGTACCCCAAGCCCATCAGTGTCTGGCAGGGGATCCCTGCCTCCCCTAAAGGGGCCTTCCTGAGCAATGACGCAG CCTACACCTACTTCTACAAGGGCACCAAATACTGGAAATTCGACAATGAGCGCCTGCGGATGGAGCCCGGCTACCCCAAGTCCATCCTGCGGGACTTCATGGGCTGCCAGGAGCACGTGGAGCCAGGCCCCCGATGGCCCGACGTGGCCCGGCCGCCCTTCAACCCCCACGGGGGTGCAGAGCCCGGGGCGGACAGCGCAGAGGGTGACgtgggggatggggatggggactTTGGGGCCGGGGTCAACAAGGACGGGGGCAGCCGCGTGGTGGTGCAGATGGAGGAGGTGGCACGGACGGTGAACGTGGTGATGGTGCTggtgccactgctgctgctgctctgcgTCCTGGGCCTCACCTACGCGCTGGTGCAGATGCAGCGCAAGGGTGCGCCACGCGTCCTGCTCTACTGCAAGCGCTCGCTGCAGGAGTGGGTCTGA